GGAAGCCACCAGCGTGCCGTCCTGCTTGAAGATCATGCCGCGGGTCAGGCCACGGCCGCCGCGCGCGCTCGGCGAATCCTGCGCGTAAAGCAGCCATTCGTCGGCGCGGAACGGCCGGTGAAACCACATCGCGTGATCGAGGCTCGCCGGCATCATGCGCTTGTCGAACAGCGTCCTTCCGTAACGCGCCATCGCCGCATCCAGCAGCGAGAAGTCCGAGGCATAGGCCAGCGCGCACATGTGCAGCGCCGGATCGTCGGACAGTTTCGACGCGGTGCGGATCCAGACATTGATGCGGCCGTCGTCGATCTTCTGGCCGAAATAGCGGCCGAGTTCGACCGGGCGCAGTTCGATCGGGCGGTCGGATTCGTAATAGCGGCGGATGAATTCCGGCATCTCGCGGAACATCGGCTGTTTGGCCACTTCCTCGGCGGTGAGTTTTTCCGGCGGCGGCACGTCCGGCATCTTGTCCTGGTGATCGAACGCGCCCTCTTCCTCGACATGGAACGACACCATGATCGAGAAGATCGCGTTGCCATGCTGGATCGCGGTGACCCGGCGGGTCGAATAGCTCTTGCCGTCGCGCAAGCGCTCGACCTCGTAAATGATCGGGATCTGCGGGTCGCCCGGCAGGATGAAATAGCAGTGCAGCGAATGCGGCAGGCGGCCTTCGACGGTGCGGCATGCCGCCACCATCGCCTGGCCGATCACCTGTCCGCCGAACACCCGCTGCCAGCTCGTCTTCGGGCTGTTGCCGCGAAACAGGTTCACCTCGATCGGCTCGAGATCGAGAACGGAAATCAGGTCGATCAGGCCTTTGGACATGGCGGCGCTTTCGGTTCGTGGTCATTCCGGGGCGTGAGCCAAGCGAACGAACCCGGAATCTCGAGATTCCCCGATGTGCAATTGCACATCTGAGGTTCGTGCTATCGCGCGTCCCGGAATGACGGACGTAGGGATTTCGCCCTTGTTTCTCTGCCCTGTTTCGCCCAGCTATAAT
The sequence above is drawn from the Bradyrhizobium sediminis genome and encodes:
- the tesB gene encoding acyl-CoA thioesterase II; its protein translation is MSKGLIDLISVLDLEPIEVNLFRGNSPKTSWQRVFGGQVIGQAMVAACRTVEGRLPHSLHCYFILPGDPQIPIIYEVERLRDGKSYSTRRVTAIQHGNAIFSIMVSFHVEEEGAFDHQDKMPDVPPPEKLTAEEVAKQPMFREMPEFIRRYYESDRPIELRPVELGRYFGQKIDDGRINVWIRTASKLSDDPALHMCALAYASDFSLLDAAMARYGRTLFDKRMMPASLDHAMWFHRPFRADEWLLYAQDSPSARGGRGLTRGMIFKQDGTLVASVAQEGSLRQRKS